A region of the Arenibacter antarcticus genome:
TAATTCCAAAGTTCGAGATATTAAAAGCGAATGCTATTGGGAGATTGCAGGGCTTTGAGGAATTTAGGGAAGCATTGAACTATGTGGCTTTGAATTATCCAAATTCGCCCGAAGGTAAAAAGGCACAAAGTATGGTCGCGGATCAATTACCGCAATTGGCTTCAAAGGAGTTTTCTGCCGAAACTGAGTCTAGCGGACCTGGGAACTGGAAAGTAGTTTTTCCCTTAAAAACCCAGGACGCCAAAAAGGCAGCACGACTAAAGGAACTCTTGGAGAATTCTATTGTTGAACTAAAATATAAAAATATCGTTTCCATGGATGTATACAATAAAGAGGAGCTCTTTGTGGTGGTACACGGTTTTAGGTCCAAGGATTTTGCCTTAGGATATGCCGAGCTAATAAGATATAATAAGGAGTACCGGATCGATGATGTGAATTTTGTAATTTTATCGGCCAATTATAAAATCATCCAAGTTCATAAAAATATAGTAGAATATATAGCACAACAATAACCTCAAAATCTTAAAATCATGTTTTCAGACAACAAAAAACCACGCGTTATGGCAGAACAAGGCGGACAACCCAATAGGATTGGCAATACCACTAAAATTAAAGGAGATATAATTTCCGAAGCAGATTTTAGGATAGACGGGGAACTGGAAGGCAATGTAAAGACTACTGGCAAGGTAGTCATTGGCGCCGGTGGATTTATTCATGGAAAAGTAGAATGTGTGCAAGCGGACATAGAAGGGAGTTTTAATGGCGAATTGATCGTTACCGACCTATTGTCCATAAAATCGACTGCCATTATAGAAGGAACCGTTAGCGTTGCTAAACTAGCAGTAGAGCCGGGAGCCACCTTTAATGCCTCCTGTACCATGAAGGGAAAAGAAGCTAAAGCAAATAGTGCGACATCAAAAAATACCACCTCTAATAATGAAACAGCAAAAGCCACCAAATAAAAACAATGGCCTAAAAAATGCAGCCATTCTTTCGGGAATCGCTATACAAATGGGAATCATCATCTTTTTGGCTGCACAAGGCGGAAAATGGCTGGACGCCTATCTTGGAATGGAATCCAAAACGTTTACCATTATAATCACTCTTTTAGGGGTCGCAATTTCCATTTATCTAGTTTTACAACAACTGAAACGCATAAAACAATAATGTCCAAATACAAGTTTCTTTTCTCTTTCTACGCCTCCCTCGTACTACTAAGTCTTTTAGTATTTGGCATCCACATTCTAGTATTAGACTCCCTTGGCCACCCCCTTTTTGAACATATGATCCTAATGGCATATTGGGTTAATGTCCTAATGG
Encoded here:
- a CDS encoding polymer-forming cytoskeletal protein; translation: MFSDNKKPRVMAEQGGQPNRIGNTTKIKGDIISEADFRIDGELEGNVKTTGKVVIGAGGFIHGKVECVQADIEGSFNGELIVTDLLSIKSTAIIEGTVSVAKLAVEPGATFNASCTMKGKEAKANSATSKNTTSNNETAKATK
- a CDS encoding AtpZ/AtpI family protein, which gives rise to MKQQKPPNKNNGLKNAAILSGIAIQMGIIIFLAAQGGKWLDAYLGMESKTFTIIITLLGVAISIYLVLQQLKRIKQ